Below is a genomic region from Belonocnema kinseyi isolate 2016_QV_RU_SX_M_011 chromosome 4, B_treatae_v1, whole genome shotgun sequence.
taaaaaaaaaccaacaaattttcaacaaaattgttactggattagttaaattttcagtaaaaaaactaaatatcagcaaaaaaaacaaacgaattttcataaaaatagctcatttttcattcaaggaaatgaattcttaataaaagttatgaatcttcaagcaaaaaaataattactacaaAAGAGTAACTTTCAATCAAGTCAATACATTTTGATCACAGAAAAAATCGAATTCTGAACGAACAATGTAGTAATTAatgtttcaacctaaaaagattttaatttgtttatcagaataaatacaattttactttgaaaaacgcttttttaacaaaatgcatgaattttcaaccaaaaacagaacggttaaagggggagggtcggtaaggccgttttttggcctaatttatttttggaccaaaaaatctgaaaaaatcatgttagtatcttataagtatcccgagtcgattgcacgctgaacggactaccctccaccccccagccacccccacccccctacaaatataggaaacaccactgcccaccaactgtattttcgagagatttgacactcttaaacNNNNNNNNNNNNNNNNNNNNNNNNNNNNNNNNNNNNNNNNNNNNNNNNNNNNNNNNNNNNNNNNNNNNNNNNNNNNNNNNNNNNNNNNNNNNNNNNNNNNtacttataagatactaccatgattttttcagattttttggtccaaaaataaattaggccaaaaaccggccttaccgaccctccccctttccagtaaaaaaaactaattttaagcaaaaaaacaaaagaattttcaaccaaataatccaaTATAGTATTATAAAGCTAATGTTACAGATTGAGAatcattgttattaaatttaatattatatataaaaaaaagattacttttgatcaaaatagttgaatttttaacgaaaatgtgaaatttcggccgaaaaatattactttaacaaagttgaatttttaaacaaatagcttaaTATGcaaccaaagagaataattttctactaaaagacgaattttcaatcaaataatcgaatttttaattaaaaaagagaagtacttcagccaaaaatggactagttaaattttgaagcaagaagatTATGTTCCTACTGAAAAGAAggcttttcaaccaataattgaaaactgaaaaattcagtaagaaatattaattttcaaccgaaataaaaatgaaatttcaacaaaatagtcaaatattcaaccaaagagatgaattttctaaccaaatagacgaattttcaacaaataaagattcttcAGTTAAGAAAGAACAAACAGTtgattcaaattgttgaactataaaactaaaagacaaattttctgtaacaaagttgaactttcaacccaaaaatatgaattttcaacgcgaaaattaattttccaccaaaattttgaattggaaagccaaaaatacgaattttctacaaaacagttcaatattaTACCAggcaatttgaaatttcaactaaaattatatattgtcgaccaaaaaataaatttttgaaaaagtagttcaactttaaattaagtagctgattttcaaacaaaatatatgaattctaaaaaaatatttacattttcaaccagagttcaatcatcaataaaattatcaacaaaatagtttattattaaaggagtagttacattttcagtaaaaaaattaattttcaacaaaaatttcttccaaattgttaaactttcaaggaaatgacgaattttctgttaaaaaaaaagtttacttttcaaccacaaaaagagAACTTTTCAAACCTAGAAGATTAGTTTACTACGAAAAAGACGCATTTGTGACTAagaaagttccattttcaaacaaaaattgaaaagttatattttcagtaaaaaaaattaattttaaactgaacaacaaaaattttatcgaatatagttgaaatttcaaccacaaaaatttgcaaataaaacgataaatctttaactggagtaGTTaacctttcatttaaaaattgttaatttttgaataaaagatatgaattttcaactataattgtgaatctttaactataatagttaaattttcagatgaagtaaaaaaaaaaattcaacccgCGATGAATTTTCGATGAACAATGTAATTGCAGATATTTCaaccaatatatattttaatgacaaactaaaaacagttgaaacaaaatataaatggtcaacaagaaaaaaaagaaatggaataAATAGCCGCaaaatataatcttcaaaatCCATGTAATATGTTAAACATAGAAACTTTTATAAACTCAATAAAACAATGTcctcttacaaaaatttaatgactttcaaaatgattttcagatgataataaaaaaacttttgtaataattcggcataaaaaataaaaaagtaaacaaaatcaGGATTTTTAATGGATAACACAGACCGACAAGTTTCAAAGCCAGAAACCAGAGTATacttgtcaaattttgtcggcctgtgtaattattgtCTTCCAGGTCTTATTGCAATTTCTCCTGATCTGACAAGTGTCGAACTATCCCTCAAAAAACAGATTATTCCAAAATCCAAATccacattttcataaaattacttaacaatattaaaaactaaCACTTTACCTTTTATTGGCAATCAGGATCACTTTTCCCGAGAGCAATTGTCCGCTTTTGCAGAAGAGGGGATTCTCGAGTAAACAGCGAACCTGATACCAGTGAGTCAAAGGCTCTGTTGGGGCCGTACTTAGCCAAACTTGTTGTGTAGAACCAATAAAAGCAACATCGAACCAAAACGCAAGGCCGTGACAAGTGCCACTTTCTAGTATGTGAAAATCGACgtctatttctaaaataaatagttaaagaaaaaaagaagcgaTATTAAAACCTCggaaacttttataaatataaataaatgatgtAAATACTTGAAGCAAAACAGATTTGCTGAAATAAATGTGCTTTTTCTTTTTACCTATTTTATGTAAATCAGTCTCATCGGCTGTCTGGAAATCTACAATGTGTCGAACAGATTTAGCCATGCAAATTCGAATGTCGAAGGTATCTACAATAGGCTgtctaaaatattcttttatcgCGTTGTTCCTCATCGCGGACAAGTCAACTCCGTGAAAACAGGTTTGACACCAGAAATTGGCTTTGTTAAACTGTTCCATGTAGAGACTGTCATCCGAAAATGGAGCAATGTGAAGATCTCCTCTCGAGGGAAACATTCTTCCGCCTAAAGTCAACacattattcaaatatttcaatgacagGAAAAATTCTCACCAGCAAAGAAAATTACATAGGACGCGATGACGTTGGTACATTCTGAAAAGAATtcaccaaaacaaatttttactcgTTATGGCAAATTTATACCAACGTTATCGCGTGATACGCACGGAAAAAAGGAAAATGGTACAAATGAAAACACTCGATCtgaataaatcataaataaaaaaaagtgatgaaacAATATGTCTCGAAAATCTCGCAATCATTGCTGTTGAAAATCTGATCCGACTCTTCATGAATTACAGttattttatatctttaatttgcctaatatttaactttatttatcaaattagttttaaaaaggcTGATTGATTATTGCAACAAAGTATAGAAGAGAAACCCAgacctaaataataaaaaaaatagtgttggaaattattttatttaaaaataatatacgaaCAATGAATTTTAGttagccatttttttaaatgaacaattttataaataatacttaATAAAAAAGAGACAAATGAAATTATAAAGAACCTTCTAACGAATAGAATgagcttttgtaaattaaaatgaaacgGAAATTACGACTTTGACCTAAAgtcgaaaaaaatacaaatatggaaataactacatttaaataaacaattacgagttcaactattctttttattaagtattcttagatttctcttttaaaatttgttacatgAATCAATGgcccttttttttgtaaattttataaacattttagcaATGTTGATAACATTTTATACAAATGGATTACAGAGGATCTATCACTAtaaatttttgggtaattttttttgtaatattcaaaACTGGGAGAAACATGGCAGTTACGACAAaacacattttcttatttttattgcagTAAGCATTATAAATCCGGAAAAGATTAGCTAAAATCCAAAAATCAACCAGATTTCATAAGCACATTCCTATACGCAGTTGGTGAACAAaggatattcaattttttgaattaaaacaatttgcaatgattttttttttaattcgacttttgAGTTTCCATAAATTCGGTTTTtggtccaaaaaatataaatttttgtccagttaaaaattatttcaatcacgAATTgcgtatataaatattaatgatttttttatttcagataatcCATTTTTTAGTTATCATGCTCAGTTCtcacttacaataaaaaaaaataaataaaacgtgttttgtgttgaaaatattgaaaatattacacaaGTTTTATGGTTAGGGTTTTACGCCAAAAAATTagtatgtttaataaaaaaaatatatatttcaaagattacaatttttaaaacaattttcgcttCTCGATTTTGTTTGCGGCTTTTTTACCgggattttcttttgaaaaaatcattagattttaaaggatcatactttttttttttaattttacgttgCGTTAAAGTATTACAAcaaattcttgtatttaaaaaaaaaatgagtgtCGTACTAACAGGATTTGCGATTTTTAAACAGTTTCCTGTTATCTTGCCATTTTTCAGAGGAAAtcggttattaaaaaaaaaaaaaaaaaaaatcattaaatcttgaagaagatttacaattctgaacaattttctgttattaaatttCGCCggaaattattgattattatttatctcaaagaatatttaccattttaaaaaaatgttatgttggTGTGCTTCAACcgaatttggtatttttaaaaagaatcattaGATTTAGGTTAaatcatttaagtttaaaataataacatttaaaagcttaaaaaatttcttattgttttttgactgaaatgcaattttatattaaaaaatgattagatttattAAGatccacaattttttaaattgtaggttACGTTGccatttaacataaaaaataagccttttcaaatgaaaattatcatAATCTGAACACGCCTTAGAATCTTTtaccaatttttgattattttaagtatttttggtcggaattaggtatttttaattaaatcaaaattatattctatattgttagtaaaaaattattagatttcaaagcagATTAGGAATTTTCGCACAGCTAGCGTTTTTCATCGAGAACAttgatatagatttaaaaaaagatttacatttttggaacaaaTTAAGCTCACCAGAAATctcgttattttaaaaaaacatcatgAAATTTCTAAGAAGATTTACCACGTGAATCAATTTTTTCTTGGGGTTTGGaagtatttttcgttgaaaatttatactcttaatttaaaaaatcataagatttttctGATGATCATGATTCTTAAGATTAGCATTCAAAGttattaatttcacaatttttgttttgtgggGGGTTTTATATCGAAAACtggtttctttttataaaaaattatttaatttcaaaaataaatttttttggaacaattttatgTAATGACGCCGTTTTAAAgcattgtaaaaaaatacaatacaatcgtaaaaaaaatttctgtacgttttttcagtctaaaactggttataaatattcatgaattatcaaaaatattcttcttgcttttctttttttattatttataataaaaatattatttataataaatatatttaatatttactaaaatattattttagatcaAAGAtactaacaaataaaaaaaattgtgtatcaatattaatttgatattttaatttaaaaattgcgtgagACAATGAAATAACAATAGCacgcatttttatttgatattgtaGTAAAAACTGGTAATTTGTACTATTTTCTCACACTTTTTTTCCGTGCTGAACAGAGTGTCTACCAGACGGATTCTTTTAAATGTCTAGTTATTTCTCGGACAATTCACAGTTTTAAGTCAATAATGTAATTCTTGACAAAATTCATTGTTCAAAGTCAGATTTACATCTCTTTTAGAATATCCCTCATTCcaaatatgaattataattttttttttctcaaactcTCTGATCCCATTCAGAAATTTTTCTGTTCAAACTCGAAATTATgattctattcaaaaattaaattttcaacatttcaaatttagaattccagatacattttaaaaaattccctgtttccaATCATGAGCACaatgttgatatttttatttttaaaagtaaatcttcactttgactaaaaaaataaaatatatattgatagtttcagataaataataatcTATGAGTATAAactgatttcaaaatataaaaaatggcaaaCAGCATTACTTATATTATCGTCAAATAGACAATAATCATTTTCATTGTATGTTTAATGATTGAATAAACTCCTACAccttaccgacaatttttttatttccaaacttattTTCACTCGAAGCTCAAGATCGAATTGAAATTTTGGTATAATAaataagcactaagaaaggtgggtctggtcctaaactttaatcaTGATGAAAAAAggatttcttgttaataattttgtataattattaaaaattgggaataggcccacctttcttaatgcttcttatttatcatcccaaattttcaactcgatgcggagcttcgtgtgaaaataaggaaataaaaaaagtgtcaacaaggCAGGAATCTTGGTcatgtgacccactcatcacatgaccttaaaacacttttaatattcatttatctGAAATAGACAGAACAAGCACACATTATCTGcccgcggagcggcagtaaaataatactttattgtACAGCGAAGAGCGGCACGTAAAGTGGCAGCATGGACGAAGAAGTATAATCAAGCAtcgttttccagaaaaagagcTCTTTTTcagcctatttcagataaagtaaaACCGAATGAAAAAAAGATCCCCGTTCACTGTGAGAGACTCACGGTCATTTACTGGTGAATAAAATTCCTAGTCAGGTGGACACTCCGATGAAGATACTTTGAAAATCTTACCTGGTGCAAGCCACTTCTTCGCATGCAGATATGTTTCGAGCATACGCTCGTTATACAACATGTAACCCATAGGCTCACTAACTATGCAGTCAACTCGTTCAGGCagttcaatttcttcaatttttccagCTATTACTATGACCTTATCTGACAAATTATTTGCTGCTACTAATAATTCTGCGTGATTTGCCATGTTACTCGCCTCGACGGCGTAAACTTTCCTTGCACCAGCCTGCACCGCGAAGAAGGATAAAATCCCTGAGCCCGCACCTACATCTAATACTACTTtgtctttaaaatctgatatatTTCCCAGTATCGCTCGTTGGTAGGTGCTGGTCCTTATGTAATCTTGCAtcatattttgttgctgggaAAGGTACCCGTAAAACTGAAAATACTGCATTGCCGAGGACTCCTCTGT
It encodes:
- the LOC117170536 gene encoding histone-arginine methyltransferase CARMER isoform X3; this encodes MAKVFRAVTVSTLANNGQTTPKFDKPVTLLINYDPQGLSVELVSGEYIDKDQNTLLEFPVTHTTECSRVSSRSYVFTLDADSLLITFANEADFRAFHSQILKLKNGKGMSAFNERTEESSAMQYFQFYGYLSQQQNMMQDYIRTSTYQRAILGNISDFKDKVVLDVGAGSGILSFFAVQAGARKVYAVEASNMANHAELLVAANNLSDKVIVIAGKIEEIELPERVDCIVSEPMGYMLYNERMLETYLHAKKWLAPGGRMFPSRGDLHIAPFSDDSLYMEQFNKANFWCQTCFHGVDLSAMRNNAIKEYFRQPIVDTFDIRICMAKSVRHIVDFQTADETDLHKIEIDVDFHILESGTCHGLAFWFDVAFIGSTQQVWLSTAPTEPLTHWYQVRCLLENPLFCKSGQLLSGKVILIANKRQSYDVTIDLKVEGTNMESSSNTLDLKNPYFRYTGAAAQPPPGLNNTSPSEAYWTSLDAQGARQAVNMVNGMSVNGLGEVSMDTSGGVNSNLLAIGGQPNIHPGLISSTGRGRIGTATSTQAAQLIGGGITPNMFTSPATRLERF
- the LOC117170536 gene encoding histone-arginine methyltransferase CARMER isoform X2 yields the protein MAKVFRAVTVSTLANNGQTTPKFDKPVTLLINYDPQGLSVELVSGEYIDKDQNTLLEFPVTHTTECSRVSSRSYVFTLDADSLLITFANEADFRAFHSQILKLKNGKGMSAFNERTEESSAMQYFQFYGYLSQQQNMMQDYIRTSTYQRAILGNISDFKDKVVLDVGAGSGILSFFAVQAGARKVYAVEASNMANHAELLVAANNLSDKVIVIAGKIEEIELPERVDCIVSEPMGYMLYNERMLETYLHAKKWLAPGGRMFPSRGDLHIAPFSDDSLYMEQFNKANFWCQTCFHGVDLSAMRNNAIKEYFRQPIVDTFDIRICMAKSVRHIVDFQTADETDLHKIEIDVDFHILESGTCHGLAFWFDVAFIGSTQQVWLSTAPTEPLTHWYQVRCLLENPLFCKSGQLLSGKVILIANKRQSYDVTIDLKVEGTNMESSSNTLDLKNPYFRYTGAAAQPPPGLNNTSPSEAYWTSLDAQGARQAVNMVNGMSVNGLGEVSMDTSGGVNSNLLAIGGQPNIHPGLISSTGRGRIGTATSTQAAQLIGGGITPNMFTSPATQSLVLGNTSHYPVNPSLMIGDYVTPCNGMPQQAYRQ
- the LOC117170536 gene encoding histone-arginine methyltransferase CARMER isoform X1 — encoded protein: MAKVFRAVTVSTLANNGQTTPKFDKPVTLLINYDPQGLSVELVSGEYIDKDQNTLLEFPVTHTTECSRVSSRSYVFTLDADSLLITFANEADFRAFHSQILKLKNGKGMSAFNERTEESSAMQYFQFYGYLSQQQNMMQDYIRTSTYQRAILGNISDFKDKVVLDVGAGSGILSFFAVQAGARKVYAVEASNMANHAELLVAANNLSDKVIVIAGKIEEIELPERVDCIVSEPMGYMLYNERMLETYLHAKKWLAPGGRMFPSRGDLHIAPFSDDSLYMEQFNKANFWCQTCFHGVDLSAMRNNAIKEYFRQPIVDTFDIRICMAKSVRHIVDFQTADETDLHKIEIDVDFHILESGTCHGLAFWFDVAFIGSTQQVWLSTAPTEPLTHWYQVRCLLENPLFCKSGQLLSGKVILIANKRQSYDVTIDLKVEGTNMESSSNTLDLKNPYFRYTGAAAQPPPGLNNTSPSEAYWTSLDAQGARQAVNMVNGMSVNGLGEVSMDTSGGVNSNLLAIGGQPNIHPGLISSTGRGRIGTATSTQAAQLIGGGITPNMFTSPATLDVNFQQSLVLGNTSHYPVNPSLMIGDYVTPCNGMPQQAYRQ